From the genome of Candidatus Zixiibacteriota bacterium, one region includes:
- a CDS encoding HypC/HybG/HupF family hydrogenase formation chaperone, whose translation MCLAIPGKIVSTSSSHGLLMGVVDYDGTTQTVCLEYVPDAVPGQYVLVHAGFAINVLDESEARKTLDLCREIAAHNVARGLDPLGRPPEEKDRPS comes from the coding sequence ATGTGCTTGGCCATTCCCGGAAAAATAGTCTCGACCTCATCATCGCACGGACTTCTCATGGGAGTTGTGGACTACGACGGAACGACGCAAACTGTCTGCCTTGAGTACGTACCCGATGCGGTACCCGGTCAGTACGTTCTTGTCCACGCCGGCTTCGCCATTAATGTCCTCGACGAATCCGAAGCTCGCAAGACCCTCGATCTTTGTCGTGAAATCGCCGCGCACAATGTCGCGCGTGGGTTGGATCCCCTCGGCCGGCCCCCGGAAGAGAAGGATCGCCCCTCATGA
- the hypF gene encoding carbamoyltransferase HypF translates to MSTPADTSMTALGQKSTRIRRRIRIGGTVQGVGFRPFVYRLAQESGLTGLVRNDESGVYIEVEGAREAVTSFESHLTASPPPLASIDSVVTESIPIANDLHFSIEHTRRDHDAVTQISPDIAVCDDCLREMNDSSDRRFRYPFINCTNCGPRYTIIDKIPYDRPYTSMKIFPMCAACEKEYHDPSDRRFHAQPVSCPECGPRLWLRDGQGERISDNPIGDTIDCIVNGAVVAIRGLGGFHLAVDACNDDAVRRLRARKAREDKPLALLMPDLETARRFCAISDIEAGTLTNPRRPIVLLRKRLDGAQVAPSVAPDNNYLGVMLPYTPLHHLLFDGRVHALVMTSANISDEPIAIGNAEALARLAGIADLFLMHDREILQRCDDSIVRVTRGTPALIRRSRGYVPSPVPMPISIEPPVLACGADLKNTIALARERGAVLSQHIGDLDNPAALDFFRETIAHLQALLQFTPGMIACDLHPDYQSSRWARAQNRIPVIEVQHHHAHLASVMAENGVADPTIGIILDGTGYGLDGTTWGGEVLVGDFHSFDRHAWLTPVPMPGGDTAARQPWRMAVSYLAHSGFSLEDITALSPAWSIEPETVAHVVAMIERSVNTPLSSGCGRLFDAVAAILGICMQNTFEARAPIALEMAAGTDPLLQSEFASCSTSRNEGRGPVSCIDLIHDVVDGVRRRESTRRLARRFHVGLAEKVIACAISAAHTTGINRVALSGGVFQNRLLQEYVAGRLIDRNLEVLTHRLVPANDGGIALGQVAVANARYTSAEVT, encoded by the coding sequence ATGAGCACGCCGGCTGACACGAGCATGACCGCTCTCGGACAAAAATCGACCCGCATCCGCCGTCGCATCCGGATCGGCGGCACCGTTCAGGGCGTCGGCTTCCGGCCATTCGTCTACCGACTGGCGCAGGAGTCCGGCCTCACCGGACTGGTGCGAAACGATGAGTCGGGAGTCTACATCGAAGTCGAAGGTGCGCGGGAAGCGGTCACCTCGTTTGAGTCGCACTTGACCGCATCGCCTCCCCCGCTGGCGTCGATCGACAGCGTAGTCACGGAATCGATCCCGATCGCCAATGACCTTCACTTCTCCATTGAGCACACTCGACGGGATCACGATGCTGTCACACAGATCTCGCCCGACATAGCCGTCTGCGACGACTGTCTTCGCGAGATGAACGACTCCAGCGACCGACGCTTCCGGTATCCGTTCATCAACTGCACCAACTGCGGTCCCCGATATACGATAATCGATAAGATCCCGTACGACCGCCCGTACACGTCGATGAAGATCTTTCCCATGTGCGCTGCGTGCGAAAAGGAATATCACGACCCGTCCGACCGCCGCTTCCACGCACAGCCGGTCTCCTGCCCGGAGTGCGGTCCACGGCTGTGGCTCCGCGATGGTCAGGGAGAGCGCATCTCCGATAATCCGATTGGTGACACGATCGATTGTATAGTGAACGGCGCCGTTGTCGCTATTCGAGGGTTGGGCGGTTTTCACCTTGCCGTTGACGCATGTAACGACGATGCCGTGCGCCGCCTCCGCGCGCGAAAAGCCCGCGAAGACAAACCGCTGGCGCTTCTCATGCCCGATCTTGAGACCGCTCGGCGGTTCTGCGCAATCTCGGACATCGAAGCCGGGACGCTCACCAATCCCCGCCGTCCCATCGTCCTGCTCAGAAAGCGACTCGATGGGGCGCAGGTTGCGCCGTCCGTCGCCCCCGACAACAACTATCTTGGCGTCATGCTGCCCTATACGCCTCTGCATCATCTGCTCTTCGACGGCCGCGTGCACGCGCTCGTGATGACCAGCGCGAACATTTCCGATGAACCGATCGCGATCGGCAACGCCGAAGCGCTCGCCCGGCTCGCCGGCATCGCCGACCTCTTTCTCATGCATGACCGAGAGATACTGCAACGCTGCGATGACTCTATCGTCCGTGTGACACGCGGCACACCCGCCCTCATCCGTCGCTCCCGAGGTTACGTCCCCTCGCCGGTTCCTATGCCGATTTCCATAGAGCCCCCTGTACTCGCGTGCGGCGCCGATCTCAAAAACACGATCGCCCTCGCCCGCGAGCGCGGCGCCGTGTTGAGCCAGCACATCGGCGACCTTGACAATCCGGCCGCGCTGGATTTCTTCCGGGAAACGATCGCCCACCTTCAGGCGCTGCTGCAGTTCACTCCCGGCATGATCGCCTGTGACCTTCACCCGGACTATCAGTCCTCGCGCTGGGCGCGTGCGCAAAATCGCATTCCCGTAATCGAGGTCCAGCATCACCATGCCCATCTCGCGTCGGTCATGGCGGAAAACGGCGTCGCCGACCCGACTATCGGCATCATCCTCGATGGAACCGGCTATGGACTCGATGGCACTACCTGGGGCGGAGAAGTCCTCGTCGGAGACTTCCACTCGTTCGACCGCCATGCCTGGCTGACTCCTGTACCCATGCCGGGTGGCGATACCGCAGCCCGCCAACCCTGGCGCATGGCCGTCAGCTATCTCGCACACAGCGGGTTCTCCCTCGAGGATATCACCGCGCTCTCGCCGGCCTGGTCGATTGAGCCGGAAACCGTCGCGCACGTGGTTGCGATGATCGAACGAAGCGTCAATACCCCGCTCAGTTCCGGATGCGGACGGCTGTTTGACGCCGTGGCCGCCATTCTCGGGATCTGCATGCAGAACACGTTCGAAGCTCGGGCGCCCATTGCCCTCGAGATGGCAGCCGGCACGGACCCACTCCTGCAATCTGAATTCGCTTCTTGCAGTACCTCCCGTAACGAAGGTCGCGGTCCTGTCTCCTGCATAGACCTCATTCACGATGTCGTCGACGGCGTTCGGCGCCGTGAATCGACCCGCCGGCTCGCCCGCCGATTCCATGTCGGGCTCGCCGAAAAAGTAATCGCCTGCGCCATCAGCGCCGCCCATACCACCGGTATCAACCGCGTCGCTCTCAGCGGTGGCGTCTTTCAGAACCGCCTTCTGCAGGAATACGTCGCGGGACGTCTGATCGACCGGAACCTTGAGGTCCTCACACACCGGCTTGTTCCTGCAAACGATGGCGGCATAGCCCTCGGGCAGGTGGCGGTCGCGAACGCTCGATACACATCTGCGGAGGTGACTTAA
- the hypB gene encoding hydrogenase nickel incorporation protein HypB, with protein MEERLNIQQKVLSENDRLAAEVRSRLHELRVLTLNLVSSPGSGKTSLLERTMRDIGNTVRIAVVAGDVQTENDARRITRAGGTVVRPIITNGKCHLDARMVLDVVANIDLHEADLLFIENVGNLVCPSSYDLGEDMKVVLISTTEGDDKPLKYPGMFRRSSAMVINKTDLLGLSDFDLQAVTRNALSINGRLHIMSLSCRTGDGLDNWYAWLRDRVDAKKRGEPVIDEHAG; from the coding sequence ATGGAAGAAAGACTGAACATACAGCAGAAGGTTCTCTCCGAAAACGACCGGTTGGCCGCGGAGGTGCGCAGCCGCCTGCACGAACTCAGGGTCCTGACGCTTAACCTCGTCAGTTCACCGGGCTCCGGCAAAACGAGCCTGCTCGAACGAACGATGCGGGACATCGGGAACACCGTGCGGATTGCGGTCGTCGCCGGCGACGTCCAGACTGAAAACGATGCAAGGAGGATCACCCGGGCGGGCGGCACCGTCGTCCGGCCCATCATCACCAACGGCAAGTGTCACCTCGACGCACGCATGGTCCTCGACGTCGTTGCCAACATCGACCTGCACGAGGCCGACCTGCTCTTTATCGAAAACGTCGGAAATCTCGTTTGCCCGTCAAGCTACGATCTGGGCGAAGACATGAAGGTCGTGCTGATCAGCACCACCGAAGGCGACGACAAGCCGCTGAAATACCCGGGCATGTTTCGGCGTTCCTCGGCGATGGTCATCAACAAGACCGACTTGCTCGGTCTGTCGGACTTCGACCTTCAGGCCGTCACCAGAAACGCGCTGTCAATCAACGGCCGCCTGCATATCATGTCGCTGTCGTGCCGAACCGGCGACGGCCTCGATAACTGGTATGCCTGGCTGCGCGATCGTGTGGACGCAAAAAAACGCGGGGAGCCCGTGATTGATGAGCACGCCGGCTGA